CATTCGTCATTCTTTCGTCATTAGTCATTCGTCATTTCTGCTACGTGGCGGCTAATGAGCACGCGGTCGATGCGCTGCCCGTCCATGTCGACCACTTCGAAATTCAGCCCGTGCCATTGCGTGGTATCGCCGATGGAAGGAATGCGCCCCAGCGAATGCATAATCAGCCCGGAAACGGTGCTGTAGCTGCGCGGCTCGTCGGCGTTGTCGGCGCGCAGTTCGAGGCGCTCGATCAGATCGGCGATGCCGAAGGTGCCGTCAACCAGCCACGTGCCGCCGCCGCGTTCCACGAACATTTGCTGCTGGTCATAACGATGCCCCTCGCGAATTTCGCCGACTAATTTTTCGATGACATCTTCCAGCGTCACCATCCCCTCCGTGCCGCCGTATTCGTCCAGCACCACGGCCAATTGGTTGTGCTGCTCCTGAAATAATTCCAGGAGGCGGTCCAGCGGCATCGATTCGGGCACAAACAGGGCCGGCTTGAGCAGTTTTCGCAGCTCGATGGACCAGCCGAGGTGCAGTTGACGGAATAAATCTTTGATATGGACGAAACCAATCACGTGATCTAAATCCCCCTCGTAGACCGGCAGGCGCGAAAAGCCGGCCATGGCCACGGCGCCAATCACTTCCTCGGCCGGTGTGTTGACATCTAGCGCGTCCAAATCAATGCGGGGCCGCATCACGTCGCGGACCGTGCGCTCCCCCAGGCGCAGCGCTTCCAAAGCCACGCGCTGCTCCACCGATTCCAGCACGCCCTCGGCCGTGCCGGTTTCGATCATGTGCTCAATGTCGACCAGCGACACAGTGGGCTCGTCGACCGTCGGTTGGCCCACTCGCAAAACAAACAACACGGCCTCGCTGGCGCGGCCCATCAGCCAGACGAACGGGCGGCCCACGATCGACAGCCAATGCAGCGCCGGGGCCACTGCGCGGGCCAATAATTCGGCCTGCCGTAGCGCCAACTGTTTGGGAACCAATTCGCCCAACAGGAGCGACAGAAATGTCAGGCCCACGACAATGATGACCAGCGAAATGGAATGCGCATGGTGGGCGATAAAATCGAGCGGGATTTTGGCGACGATTTCCGCCAGCGGGTTTACCAACTCTTCGCCGCCGAACACGGCCACGAACGTATTCACCAACGTGATGCCTAACTGCACGGTGGGCAAATAACGGTTGGGTTCGCCCGCTAATCCGAGGGCCAATTTCGCGGCGCGGCTGCCTTCTTCGGCCAGTTGTTCCAAACGCCCCTTGCGCGCGGCGATGATGGCAATTTCCGCCGCTACGAAAAAGCCGTTGGCGATAATCAGCAGCAGGATGATGATCAGCGTGCCGAGCACGGAGCAGGCTCCCAAGGCAGAAGGCAGAAAGCAGAAAGCAGAATATAGCAAATCATCAGTCTGCCTTCTGCTTTCTGCTTTCTGCGTTCGTGGTCACCGCCAGGTTATCGCGGTGAATGATTTCGTCGTAAGGACAGTGCCCCAGGGCGGCGGCAATTTGATCGGTTTTCAAGCGTTGAATTCGCAGGACGTCGTCGACGGAATAGTTAGTTAAACCGCGGGCAAACTCTGTGCCGGCCGGATCGCGGATGGCGACGACATCGCCCTTGCGGAAAGCGCCTTCCACGCCGATCACGCCGATGGCCAACAAACTTTTTCCTTGGTGTTCCAGGGCCTGGCGTGCGCCGTCGTCGACCGTTAGTGTGCCCCGCGGCTGGGCGGTGTAGCCGATCCAGCGTTTCCAGGAAGCGACGGCATGCCCCTGTGCAACCAACAGCGTGCCGACGGGTTCGCCCGCCAGAATACGGCGTAAATTGCCGGGTTGCTTGCCGCTGGCGATAATGACATTTTCGCCGGCGGTCGTGGCCAATCGAGCCGCTTCCAGCTTACTTGCCATGCCGCCTTTGCTCAGGCCCGTGGTTTTATCTCGCACCAGCGAGAGGATGCTGTCATCCAATTTGGTCACGGTAGAAATTACCTTGGAATTGGGATTCGCCGGATCGCCGTCGAACAGGCCTTCCACGTCGGAGAGCAGGACCAACAGCGGCGCGCGGATTAAATTGGTGACCATGGCGGCCAGCCGGTCGTTATCGCCGAAAGTGGTTTGCAGCTCGTCGGTGCTGACCGAGTCGTTTTCGTTGATGATGGGCACGGCGCCCAACTCCAGCAGCGTGAGGATGGTATTGCGAATGTTGAGGTAACGGGCGCGGTGATCCAAATCGTCGGCCGTGAGCAAAATTTGTGCGGCATGGCGGCCGTGCGCTTTCAACGAGCGGTCATAGGCTTCGACCAGCGCGGTTTGTCCCACGGCGGCCACCGCCTGCAGCCGCGATAAATCGGCAGGACGTTTTTTCATGCCCAGGCGTCCCAACCCGGCGCCGACCGCGCCGGAGCTGACCAGGCATACCTTCCGCCCCGCTTGCATAAGAAAGTGAAGTTCTTCCGCCAAGGCCGCCACACGGTTTTGATCCAGCAAACCGTCCTCGGTCGTCAGCACCCGCGTGCCGACCTTCACAATCCAAGTGGTGGCCGCGGCGGCAATTTCTTGTCGAACGAGATCGGTCATGGCGGAGCAGGGATTAGAGTTCTGGTTCAAAAGTAACATACCTTTCCCGGAGCGAAGCCGGAAGTCTAGCAGAATATGCGGAGATTTTGCGATGATCTGACATGTTGTTGAGCAAAGACGTTCGCAGCCGTACAATGCACTGGCCCACGCTTGCCACTGCGATCGATGGCAACATGCCCGACCACGTTTAGCCGAAGGTGCCATGAGCGAATTGCATCACGAATGCGGTTTGGCCGCGGTCTATCACTTGCCGGGGACGGTGCTCAGTCCGCTGTGCCCGGTGCAAGGCGCGGAAGAGATTTCCCGCTTAATGCCGCGGATGCTATTGGATATTCAAAACCGCGGCCAGCTTTCGGCGGGCATCACCACGTACGACCCGGACCGCCGGCAACTGCTGGAAACGCACAAAGACGTCGGCAGCGTCAGCGAAGTGTTCCGCATGAGCCACCGCGGAAAATACGAAAGCTTAATGAAGCAGTATGCCGGCCGGGCGGCCATTGGACACGTGCGTTATGCCACCTGCGGTGAAGATGACCGGAATTACGCCCAGCCGTTCGAGCGGCATCATTTGCAGCGGCACAAGTGGTTCAGCTTTGGCTTCAACGGGCAATTGGCGAATTTTCGGGAATTGCAGGCCAAGCTGCTGGCCGACGGAGATAACCACTTGGCCCGGGAAAATGATACCGAAATTATCATGCACGAAATCAGCCGGGAGTTGTCCGGCGACGGGCGGCCGGACATGGTCGAGGTGTTCCGCAGTATTGCGCGGCGGTTCGACGGGGCATACAACCTGGTGTTTCTCAACGCCGTCGGAGAAATGGTCGTGCTGCGCGATCCGCTCGGCATACGGCCGTTGTGCTACGCCAAAGAAGGGCCGTTGTTTGCCGCCGCCAGCGAAAGCGTGGCACTGTTGAATTTGGGCTTTCAGGCCGAAAGTATCAAATCGTTATTGCCGGGGCAGATGGTAGTCATCTCGCCGGAGCGATTCGAATTGCACACGTTCGCCCGGCAGCCTCGGAAAGCGCATTGCTTTTTCGAATGGATTTATTTTGCCAATGTCGCCAGCACCATGGACGAGCGCAGCGTGTATCTCACGCGCAAACACTTGGGCGAAGAGTTGGCGCGGTTGGAAACGCTGAAAATTGACAAAGACACCGTGGTGGTCCCGGTCCCCGACACCAGCAAAGCCGCGGCCGATGCCATGGCGTACGAATTGCGCGTGCCGGCGGTGGAGGGGCTCATTCGCAACCGTTACACCGGCCGCACGTTCATCGAAGGAGGGAATAGCCGTCGGCAAAAGGCCGAAACCAAGTACACGCCGCTGCGAGAAGTTTTGGAAGGCAAGCGCGTGATTTTGGTGGAAGATTCCATCGTTCGCTCCACGACCATGAAAGTGTTGATTCATCGCTTGCGAGAGATGGGCGGGGCCCGCGAAATTCACG
This DNA window, taken from Pirellulales bacterium, encodes the following:
- a CDS encoding hemolysin family protein, whose amino-acid sequence is MLGTLIIILLLIIANGFFVAAEIAIIAARKGRLEQLAEEGSRAAKLALGLAGEPNRYLPTVQLGITLVNTFVAVFGGEELVNPLAEIVAKIPLDFIAHHAHSISLVIIVVGLTFLSLLLGELVPKQLALRQAELLARAVAPALHWLSIVGRPFVWLMGRASEAVLFVLRVGQPTVDEPTVSLVDIEHMIETGTAEGVLESVEQRVALEALRLGERTVRDVMRPRIDLDALDVNTPAEEVIGAVAMAGFSRLPVYEGDLDHVIGFVHIKDLFRQLHLGWSIELRKLLKPALFVPESMPLDRLLELFQEQHNQLAVVLDEYGGTEGMVTLEDVIEKLVGEIREGHRYDQQQMFVERGGGTWLVDGTFGIADLIERLELRADNADEPRSYSTVSGLIMHSLGRIPSIGDTTQWHGLNFEVVDMDGQRIDRVLISRHVAEMTND
- a CDS encoding amidophosphoribosyltransferase, yielding MSELHHECGLAAVYHLPGTVLSPLCPVQGAEEISRLMPRMLLDIQNRGQLSAGITTYDPDRRQLLETHKDVGSVSEVFRMSHRGKYESLMKQYAGRAAIGHVRYATCGEDDRNYAQPFERHHLQRHKWFSFGFNGQLANFRELQAKLLADGDNHLARENDTEIIMHEISRELSGDGRPDMVEVFRSIARRFDGAYNLVFLNAVGEMVVLRDPLGIRPLCYAKEGPLFAAASESVALLNLGFQAESIKSLLPGQMVVISPERFELHTFARQPRKAHCFFEWIYFANVASTMDERSVYLTRKHLGEELARLETLKIDKDTVVVPVPDTSKAAADAMAYELRVPAVEGLIRNRYTGRTFIEGGNSRRQKAETKYTPLREVLEGKRVILVEDSIVRSTTMKVLIHRLREMGGAREIHVRVACPPIIAPCFYGIDMSTIGELFAPPFLRDGQLNELAEAEMAQRLGADSLRYLPVEAIARAIGFDADQLCQACITGEYPTPYGQKLYQIALQQAHTCSGQRTYESTAAL
- the proB gene encoding glutamate 5-kinase, whose translation is MTDLVRQEIAAAATTWIVKVGTRVLTTEDGLLDQNRVAALAEELHFLMQAGRKVCLVSSGAVGAGLGRLGMKKRPADLSRLQAVAAVGQTALVEAYDRSLKAHGRHAAQILLTADDLDHRARYLNIRNTILTLLELGAVPIINENDSVSTDELQTTFGDNDRLAAMVTNLIRAPLLVLLSDVEGLFDGDPANPNSKVISTVTKLDDSILSLVRDKTTGLSKGGMASKLEAARLATTAGENVIIASGKQPGNLRRILAGEPVGTLLVAQGHAVASWKRWIGYTAQPRGTLTVDDGARQALEHQGKSLLAIGVIGVEGAFRKGDVVAIRDPAGTEFARGLTNYSVDDVLRIQRLKTDQIAAALGHCPYDEIIHRDNLAVTTNAESRKQKAD